In a single window of the Chaetodon trifascialis isolate fChaTrf1 chromosome 19, fChaTrf1.hap1, whole genome shotgun sequence genome:
- the LOC139347795 gene encoding protein FAM133, with protein sequence MSTKAESRVSSTSSRTDERRRSRSSGREKRKRKRSRSRSSSSSSSSSSSSSSSSSSSSSSSSSGSSRSSSRSRSSSSSSDSRSKSRKQTKKRKKEKQHKKKGKKEKRHKRKKDKKAKGGGENSGPVQISKYLKDRKKGKYSMISGKKIKMKVKKSKTDKQRDKNRAELLEFLNSTL encoded by the exons ATG TCAACGAAAGCGGAGTCCAGAGTGTCCAGCACCAGCTCCAGaacagatgagaggaggaggtcaaGGAGCAGTG GACGAGAAAAAAGGAAGCGGAAACGCAGCCGGAGTAGatcttcctcatcatcctcttccAGTTCATCgtcgtcatcttcatcatcttcatcctcatcgtcGTCTTCTTCATCAGGTTCATCACGCTCGTCCAGCCGCAGTCGGAGTAGCTCAAGCAGCAGCG actccCGGAGTAAATCCAGAAAGCAGactaagaaaaggaaaaaggagaaacaacacaaaaaa aaagggaagaaagaaaagagacataaacgtaaaaaagacaagaaagcaaaaggaggaggagaaaactcGGGACCTGTACAGATCTCCAAG tACTTGAAGGACCGCAAAAAAGGCAAGTACAGCATGATTTCAGGGAAGAAGATAAAGATGAAAGTAAAGAagtcaaagacagacaaacag CGGGACAAAAATAGAGCAGAACTTCTTGAATTCTTGAACTCTACCCTGTGA